In one Umezawaea sp. Da 62-37 genomic region, the following are encoded:
- a CDS encoding M23 family metallopeptidase produces the protein MEINTPTFGGRVVAVAVAAGALATTAGVVNGWGSVDQPLNAMATNMDLAAKIAGSTAAPQAQQQTVHVIKPGLEAAKLMRAQQLDAGQHVDQALRFAQDGYNARQAEIQRKADADAAEKARVADENAKIAAQEAAKRPAVVKPAEGTFTSGFGGRWGTTHYGVDIANAIGTPIVSAMDGVVIEAGPASGFGLWVRVQHTDGTITIYGHVNEIIANTGTQVKAGDLIATIGNRGESTGPHLHFEVWVNGSQKIDPQAWLAERGITL, from the coding sequence GTGGAGATCAACACCCCCACCTTCGGCGGCCGCGTGGTCGCCGTGGCCGTGGCAGCAGGAGCACTCGCCACCACCGCGGGCGTCGTCAACGGCTGGGGCTCGGTCGACCAGCCCCTCAACGCCATGGCGACGAACATGGACCTCGCCGCGAAGATCGCGGGCAGCACCGCCGCACCGCAGGCCCAGCAGCAGACCGTGCACGTCATCAAGCCCGGTCTGGAAGCCGCGAAGCTCATGCGCGCCCAGCAGTTGGACGCGGGCCAGCACGTCGACCAGGCACTCCGGTTCGCCCAGGACGGCTACAACGCCAGGCAGGCCGAGATCCAGCGCAAGGCCGACGCCGACGCCGCCGAGAAGGCCAGGGTCGCCGACGAGAACGCCAAGATCGCCGCCCAGGAAGCCGCCAAGCGCCCCGCGGTGGTCAAACCCGCCGAGGGCACCTTCACCTCCGGCTTCGGCGGTCGCTGGGGCACCACCCACTACGGCGTCGACATCGCCAACGCCATCGGCACCCCCATCGTCTCCGCCATGGACGGCGTCGTCATCGAAGCCGGCCCCGCCAGCGGCTTCGGCCTGTGGGTGCGCGTCCAGCACACCGACGGCACCATCACCATCTACGGCCACGTCAACGAGATCATCGCCAACACCGGCACCCAGGTGAAGGCGGGCGACCTCATCGCCACCATCGGCAACCGCGGCGAATCCACCGGCCCGCACCTGCACTTCGAGGTCTGGGTCAACGGCTCCCAGAAGATCGACCCGCAGGCCTGGCTCGCAGAACGCGGCATCACCCTCTAG